A stretch of Myroides oncorhynchi DNA encodes these proteins:
- a CDS encoding acyl-CoA dehydrogenase family protein, with the protein MDFKFTEEQLMIQQAARDFAQTELLPGVIERDEHSKFPTEQVKKLGELGFLGMMVDPKYGGSGLDSVSYVLAMEEIAKVDASAAVVMSVNNSLVCAGLEKYANEEQKQKYLAPLAQGQVIGAFCLSEPEAGSDATSQKTTAVDMGDHYLLNGTKNWITNGGTADYYIVIAQTDVEKKHKGINAFIVEKGWAGFEIGAKEQKMGIRGSDTHSLMFTDVKVPKENRIGEDGFGFAFAMNVLNGGRIGIASQALGIAQGAYELSLKYAKERKAFGTEIINHQAVAFKLADMATQISAARMLCFKAAAEKDAGEDISLSGAMAKLFASKTAMDTTIEAVQIHGGNGYVREYHVERMMRDAKITQIYEGTSEIQKIVISRAIAK; encoded by the coding sequence ATGGATTTTAAATTTACAGAAGAGCAGTTGATGATTCAACAGGCTGCTCGTGACTTTGCTCAAACAGAATTATTACCAGGAGTAATAGAAAGAGATGAACATTCAAAGTTTCCAACAGAACAAGTTAAAAAACTTGGAGAGCTTGGATTCTTAGGAATGATGGTAGATCCTAAATACGGAGGAAGCGGACTAGACAGTGTATCTTACGTATTAGCAATGGAAGAAATCGCTAAAGTAGACGCTTCTGCTGCAGTAGTTATGTCAGTAAACAACTCATTAGTATGTGCTGGTTTAGAGAAATACGCAAATGAAGAACAAAAACAAAAATACTTAGCACCATTAGCTCAAGGTCAAGTTATTGGAGCATTCTGTTTATCAGAACCAGAAGCTGGATCAGATGCTACATCACAAAAAACAACTGCAGTAGATATGGGTGACCATTATCTACTTAATGGTACTAAAAACTGGATCACTAATGGAGGTACAGCTGACTACTATATCGTAATCGCTCAAACTGACGTAGAGAAAAAACACAAAGGTATCAATGCATTCATCGTTGAAAAAGGATGGGCTGGATTTGAAATCGGAGCAAAAGAACAAAAAATGGGAATTAGAGGATCTGATACACATTCATTAATGTTTACAGATGTTAAGGTTCCTAAAGAAAATAGAATCGGAGAAGACGGATTCGGTTTTGCATTCGCTATGAATGTATTAAATGGAGGACGTATTGGTATTGCTTCACAAGCATTAGGTATCGCTCAAGGTGCTTATGAACTTTCATTAAAATATGCTAAAGAGCGTAAAGCTTTTGGTACAGAGATCATCAACCACCAAGCAGTTGCATTCAAACTAGCTGATATGGCTACTCAAATCTCTGCAGCTAGAATGTTATGTTTTAAAGCTGCTGCTGAGAAAGATGCTGGAGAGGATATTTCATTATCTGGTGCTATGGCGAAGTTATTTGCTTCTAAAACAGCAATGGATACAACTATCGAAGCAGTACAAATCCATGGAGGTAATGGCTATGTTAGAGAATATCATGTAGAGAGGATGATGCGTGATGCTAAGATCACTCAAATCTATGAAGGTACTTCTGAGATTCAAAAAATCGTTATTTCAAGAGCTATTGCTAAATAA
- a CDS encoding anhydro-N-acetylmuramic acid kinase: MKKYQYNIIGVMSGTSLDGIDLAYITFNCEQDKWSFEVISTETVGYSTAWKEQLKGAIRLDSQQIEILDLRYTTHLAAVINTFISANDIQHIDAVCSHGHTIFHKPELGYTLQVGNMPILADMIQQKVVCDFRVQDVLLGGQGAPLVPIGDRLLFSEYDACLNLGGFANISFEGKLNYRLAYDISAVNTLLNEQVNKLGLEYDDKGILASQGQVNTDLLVELNALEFYQQSAPKSLGIEFLNAYVNPILNKYTLSVEDYLASLVEHIAIQIASGIGVGVGQRVLVTGGGAKNDYLISRIKAHAMGIAFDRPEDIVIDFKEAIIFGFLGVLKLRDEVNVLASVTGAKYDHSSGKIYDYFHKNY, translated from the coding sequence ATGAAAAAATACCAATATAATATTATAGGAGTTATGTCAGGTACTTCATTAGATGGTATAGATCTAGCTTATATCACATTTAATTGTGAGCAGGATAAGTGGAGTTTCGAAGTGATTTCTACTGAGACGGTTGGATATAGTACAGCGTGGAAAGAACAGTTAAAAGGAGCGATTAGATTAGATAGCCAGCAGATAGAAATACTAGACCTTAGATATACAACACACTTAGCTGCTGTGATTAATACGTTTATTTCAGCGAATGATATACAGCATATAGATGCGGTATGTTCTCATGGGCATACCATATTTCACAAGCCTGAATTGGGATATACGCTACAGGTAGGGAACATGCCTATCTTGGCTGATATGATACAGCAGAAAGTAGTCTGTGACTTCAGAGTACAAGATGTATTATTAGGAGGACAAGGGGCGCCATTAGTGCCTATTGGCGATCGTCTGTTGTTCAGTGAGTATGATGCTTGTCTTAATCTTGGAGGGTTTGCTAATATCTCTTTTGAAGGTAAGTTAAATTATAGATTGGCTTATGATATCAGTGCTGTGAATACACTACTTAACGAACAGGTTAATAAACTAGGTTTAGAATATGATGATAAGGGAATACTTGCCTCGCAAGGACAAGTAAATACTGACCTATTAGTCGAATTAAACGCATTAGAATTTTATCAGCAGTCTGCTCCGAAGTCTTTAGGAATCGAGTTTCTTAATGCTTATGTAAATCCTATTTTGAATAAATATACACTTTCTGTAGAAGATTATTTAGCCTCGCTAGTAGAGCATATCGCTATACAGATAGCCTCTGGAATAGGTGTGGGGGTAGGACAACGCGTATTAGTGACAGGTGGAGGAGCTAAGAATGATTATCTGATTAGTAGAATTAAAGCACACGCTATGGGTATTGCATTTGATAGACCTGAAGACATAGTGATAGACTTTAAGGAGGCTATTATATTTGGCTTCTTAGGCGTATTAAAGTTAAGAGATGAAGTCAATGTGCTTGCTAGTGTTACAGGTGCTAAATATGATCACAGTTCAGGTAAAATATATGATTACTTTCATAAAAATTATTAA
- a CDS encoding MotA/TolQ/ExbB proton channel family protein, with protein MFHFLQVDTTAVAQNLSNAVDATKGTSDKELALSEIIFSGGPIGQAIMVIIFIMLFMALYLYLERFFAIRNASKIDENFMTQIKMFLSQGKVDQAKVLCANTDTPVARLIEKGISRIGKPLQDINIAIENTGKLEVYKMEKNINLLATLSGAGPMTGFLGTVVGMVMAFHEMSTASSTRIDMSVLSEGIYTAMMTTVFGLIVGIISYVGYNHLVSKIDKIVHQLEANAVEFLDLLNDPA; from the coding sequence ATGTTTCATTTCTTACAAGTGGATACAACAGCAGTAGCACAAAATTTATCAAACGCAGTAGATGCAACTAAAGGTACTTCTGATAAGGAATTAGCCCTTAGCGAGATTATCTTTAGTGGTGGTCCGATTGGACAGGCTATTATGGTTATTATCTTTATTATGCTATTTATGGCTTTATATTTATACTTAGAGAGATTCTTTGCTATTCGCAATGCTTCTAAGATTGATGAGAATTTTATGACTCAGATCAAGATGTTTTTATCTCAAGGAAAAGTAGATCAAGCCAAAGTACTGTGTGCAAATACAGATACACCAGTGGCTCGCTTAATAGAGAAAGGTATCTCTAGAATAGGTAAACCGTTACAAGATATCAATATCGCTATCGAAAATACTGGTAAACTAGAAGTGTATAAAATGGAGAAGAACATTAATCTACTTGCTACATTATCAGGAGCAGGACCTATGACAGGGTTCTTAGGTACAGTAGTTGGTATGGTTATGGCGTTTCACGAGATGTCTACCGCTAGTTCGACTCGTATAGATATGAGTGTGTTATCAGAGGGGATATACACTGCGATGATGACTACTGTATTTGGATTGATTGTTGGTATTATTTCGTATGTGGGATATAACCATTTAGTGAGTAAGATCGATAAGATCGTACATCAGTTAGAAGCTAACGCAGTAGAGTTTTTAGACTTATTAAATGATCCTGCATAA
- a CDS encoding energy transducer TonB, whose protein sequence is MINLDYYLNRGEEYRFNVNFTVGIDGVLSDIVIQSEQGYLLPHVEKDIIKVFKAMPRWTPASQNNKRVPTTFKLPIKVNVQ, encoded by the coding sequence ATGATTAACTTAGATTACTATCTAAATAGAGGAGAAGAATATCGCTTTAATGTGAACTTTACGGTAGGTATAGATGGTGTGCTTTCAGATATTGTTATTCAAAGTGAACAAGGATATTTACTACCTCATGTAGAGAAAGATATAATCAAGGTGTTTAAGGCAATGCCAAGGTGGACACCCGCTTCGCAGAACAATAAGCGTGTACCTACAACATTTAAATTACCAATAAAAGTCAATGTACAGTAA
- a CDS encoding ExbD/TolR family protein — protein MNIRGRNKVSAEFNMSSMTDIVFLLLIFFMVAITTMTSTNALDLVLPNSDGKADVVETVAVSVDNQSNYFINEQKVTPEELEGGLKNKLAGVLEPNVVLHVAKGVPVEDAVFVMDIAYRNSFKIVLAVEPK, from the coding sequence ATGAATATAAGAGGAAGAAATAAAGTATCAGCAGAGTTTAATATGTCGTCTATGACAGACATCGTATTCTTATTGCTTATATTTTTTATGGTAGCGATAACTACGATGACTTCTACCAATGCTCTAGATTTAGTTTTGCCTAATTCGGATGGCAAGGCAGATGTAGTAGAGACTGTAGCAGTGAGCGTAGATAATCAGTCTAACTACTTTATAAATGAACAGAAGGTAACGCCTGAAGAATTAGAGGGTGGACTAAAGAATAAACTAGCTGGAGTACTTGAACCTAATGTAGTATTACACGTAGCTAAAGGTGTTCCTGTAGAAGATGCAGTATTCGTTATGGATATCGCTTATCGAAATAGTTTTAAAATCGTATTGGCAGTAGAGCCTAAATAA